A stretch of Oncorhynchus gorbuscha isolate QuinsamMale2020 ecotype Even-year linkage group LG24, OgorEven_v1.0, whole genome shotgun sequence DNA encodes these proteins:
- the LOC124013379 gene encoding ankyrin repeat and SOCS box protein 5-like isoform X3, producing the protein MSYTYQWLDVPWGDGDMGSWADRSPLHEAACQGRLLALRTLLSQGYNANIPTIDHVTPLHEACLSDHASCAKALIAAGANVNATTIDGVTPLFNACSAGSATCTEVLLENGAKPQSEMCQPSPIHEASSKGRSACLEALITWGADVDYDIPHLGTPLYIACISSGLQCTQKLLDGGANVQKGRFLESPLHAAAQKDCPEIINVLLEFGANINAKNLELKRPVESAPPNSSAEETLLLYEATPQPLYQLCRLSVRDYMGRSRLHLIPQLHLPNLLKRFLQYR; encoded by the exons GGTCATGGGCGGACCGGTCCCCtctccacgaggcagcgtgtCAGGGCCGTCTCCTGGCCCTCAGGACCCTACTCTCACAG GGTTACAACGCAAACATCCCTACCATAGACCATGTGACGCCGTTGCATGAGGCTTGCCTGTCAGACCACGCGTCATGCGCCAAGGCGCTTATTGCAGCTGGTGCCAAT GTAAATGCCACCACCATTGATGGGGTGACGCCACTGTTCAATGCCTGCTCAGCGGGCAGTGCCACCTGTACAGAGGTACTGCTGGAAAACGGTGCCAAGCCCCAGTCAGAGATGTGCCAGCCCTCGCCCATACACGAAGCCTCCAGCAAAG gcaGAAGTGCTTGTCTGGAGGCGCTGATCACATGGGGAGCAGACGTGGACTATGATATTCCTCACCTAGGAACCCCCCTGTACATCGCCTGCATCTCCTCAGGACTCCAGTGCACACAGAAACTCCTCGATGGAG GGGCCAATGTGCAGAAGGGCAGGTTCCTGGAGAGCCCGCTCCATGCAGCAGCTCAGAAGGACTGTCCTGAGATTATCAATGTGTTGTTAGAGTTTGGAGCGAACATTAACGCTAAAAACCTAGAGCTGAAGAGACCGGTGGAGTCAGCCCCACCTAACAGCTCAGCAGAGGAGACGTTACTGCTGTATGAAG caacACCTCAGCCACTATATCAACTGTGTCGTCTCAGTGTCAGAGATTATATGGGCCGATCTCGACTACACCTCATCCCTCAGCTACACCTCCCCAACCTCCTCAAACGCTTCCTCCAGTACAGATAG